The region TTTTACGCATTACATAACGCCATACTGCTTGATTGATAGGGGTGTAATCGTTGTAATCTTGTGGTTTTATAAATTGTTTTAAGTGTTTTGGCAAACGATCAATTAACGGATTGGTTTCAAAATGCTCGTTCATATTTAATGTATGGTTTATTATAAGGTTTTTAGAATTTCAAATGTACTATAAATTACCGAGGTTTTAATGGATAATTTAGATTTCGCACCTGTTAAATTTTATTTTTTTTATATCAACAGTTGTTTATTAAAAAATATTACCTAAATTAGCATTATAAATTAACAATAAAATAATATAAATCTATTATGAAAAAAATGTTTTTATCTTTAGCAACTATTGCATTTGTTGCTGCAGGTTCTTTAACGGTTACTTCTTGTGGGGATGATGATTCAAATCCAACACCAACACCAACACCAACACCAACTTTAACAAAGAATTTTATTCAAGTTAACAACGATCAAGAAGAGATTACTTATTCTTTGTATGCTGTTCATAGAGACGGTACTGGTTCTGCTCCAATAAAAGAATATACATTACAAGATGGTACTGTAGTTGCTGCTTTTGAATTTATTTCTCACAATGGTGATGCAGTTACAACTTTTGGTACAGCTGAAACATGGACTACTTTGTTAACAAAAGTTGATACCTCTATTCCTGTAGGAACTGCAGGTAGATATGTATTACCATTTACTACTGAAGGTTCTACTTTATTAGGTGGTTTTTCAACTACATTTAATGATACAGATTATTCTTACGCAGCTGAAGCAGAATTTGATGTAGTAGATTTAAATTATGGTTCAGAAACTGAGCCGGCTACAATGACTTATACGTTGTCTGGAACTGATGCAGATGATACTTCTATTATGTTAAAAACTAATTTAGAAGGTGAAATTGATGGATTATATTCATTAAATGCTAGTTCAGCTAAAGGTTTAGGTAGAATTAATCCTAAAAATGGACAATTAACAAAAATTAAATCATTAAACTAATTTTAAATTAGTATAATAAATAAAACCCTGATTAAAGTCAGGGTTTTTTTATGTAATAAAAGTAGCATTTATTATGCTACTTAATATAAATACAAAATTAGTTTAATTTTGTTTTAGTAAATTCAGCTCCTTTTTCTACAGCTTTTTTACCTGCTTGTTGAATTTCTTCTTTGCTTTTTACAACTTCAGTTTTTACTTCTTCTACTTTTTTGTCAGTATTTTTTACTGCATTTTTTACTGAAGTACTAGCTTTGCTTGCAGCAGCACTAGCTTGTTGTTTTACTTCTTCTGCAGTAGAAATAGCTTCACCTTTTAAAGTAGCTAATGCAGCTTTAGCATCGTTTAATTTTTTAGTAGCAGCTTGTTTTTCTTCAACAGTTACCGCTTTTTTCAATTCTTCTTCAGCTTCTTTAATTTTAGCTTCTAAAGATTCTACTGTATCAGTTACTTCTTCTGTAACTTGAGCTAATGTGTCTTGTACTTGTTCAGTTAATGAGTCTAATTTGTTTTCTAAATTTTCAGCAGCAGCTTCTTTTTTACAAGATGTGAATACTAATCCACCAATAACTGCCATAGTTAAAACGATTTTTTTCATAATAAATTATTTATTTAATTTCATGCAAAATAAAACAATTTTATTTACAGATTTTAAAAAATATCAAAAAAAATTAAATTAATGATTTATAAATGATTACTATCTTTACAATTGTCAAAATAAAAGATTGTATGAGAAAAATTTTGGTTTTTTTAATTGTATTCATTTCAGCTTTAAATGTAGATGCAATGAATGATCCTTATTATATTAAATCAGTTGCATTTACACAAAGTAGTAGTGAAAATTTAGCGTTAGTGCCAATTTTTAGATTGAACGAACCTTTTGTTTTTTCTTTTGAAGATTTAAATGGAATAGAAACCGATTATTTTTATAAAATTGTTCATTGTGATGAAAATTGGCAGCCATCAAACTTAAAAATTACCGAATATATTAGTGGAATTCAACCCTCGCGATTTGTAAGCTATCAAACATCATTTAATACTTTTCAGCCTTTTGTGCATTATTCGGTTCAGCTACCAAACAGTAATACAAAAATTACAATAAGTGGTAATTATATTATTGAAATTTATAATGATGCCAATGAAAAAGTAATTGAACGCCGTTTTGTTTTATATGAAGATTTAGCCAAAGTTGCATTAGAAGTAAAGAAAACACGTAATTTAAACGCATCGCCTTTTAAGCAAAATATCTATTTAAATATTGATTTTGAAACTTTACAACTGCAAAACCCTAAGCAAAATGTACAAGTAGTTGTTTTGCAAAACGGACAATGGTATAATGCGCTTACCCAAATAAAACCTCAATATGTTATTAGTAATCAATTCAAATATCAATATGATGAGGAAACTAATTTTTGGGCAGGAAATGAATTTTTGTATTTTGATAACAGCGATATGCGACAAGTAAATAACACAGTTGAACGTATCTCTAGAACCGATTTGTTCCAAACGTTTCTATGGCCTAAAATTGCCCAAAGCACTAATAAATCCTATAGTTTTTATCAGGATGTTAATGGCGGTTTTAAATCAAGAAATGCTTTAAGAGGAAATAATATAACTGAAGCTGACTACGCTTGGGTTTATTTTGGATATAAACTAAATAAGTTACCAAGTAATCAAAAATTATACATAGTTGGTATGTTTAATAACTATCAATTAACACCTGATTATGAGTTACAATATGATGATACAAATGATTTGTATAAAACGGCTTTACTACTAAAACAAGGTTTTACTAATTATAAATATGTAATAACTAATGAAGATGGAAAAGTTTTAGAAAATTTAAATCCCGAAGGAAATTTTTTTGAAACTGAAAATGAGTATTATGCTCTGGTTTATTACAAAGCAGAAACCGATAGGTTTGCCAGAGTTATAGGTTTAGGTAAAGCAGATAGTAAACTTATTACTAATTAAAAATTTATTTGTAATTTTGAATAAATTTCTAAAAAATGGTTTCAAAAATCACACATGGAATAAAAGTAAGTGTTAAAGTACAATTTGCTAGTAAGCAACTGCATTTAAAAAACCTTGTGAATTTTTTTAACTACGAAATTACAATTGATAATGAGGGAAATGATAAAGTACAGCTTTTAAAACGTCATTGGATTATTAAAGATGCTTTAAACGGTATTGAAACCGTTACCGGTGAAGGAGTAATTGGGCAACAACCTATTTTGTTATGCAACGAAACATTTCAATACATTTCAGGAGCCTATATTGTTGGTCAAATTGGTAGTATGCAAGGTTATTATACATTTTTTAATTTTAATACCAGTAAAACCTTTCATGTACAAATTCCCCTTTTTAACATGAGTGTACCCTATATATTCAACTAAAATAAAAATAATAAACAAATGTCTACAGGATTTTTTAACGTTCCGGTTGCCGTGAACGAACCCGTAAAAACATACGCACCAGGAACTATTGAACGCGAAGAAGTTCAAAAAACCTTTAAAGAAATGTACAACACTACGGTTGATATTCCTTTATATATTGGTGGAAAAGAAATACGTACGGGTAATACCAAAAACTTATTTCCTCCGTTTGATCATCAACATCACTTAGGTATTTATCATACCGCAAGTAAAGAAAATATTCAAGACGCCATTCAATCAGCTTTAGCAGCACGAGTAAAATGGTCGCAAATGGCTTGGGAGCACCGCGCTTCTATTTTCTTAAAAGCAGCCGAATTAATTGCAGGACCATACCGCGCTAAAATTAATGCAGCAACAATGATTGCACAAGGTAAAACTGTACATCAAGCTGAAATTGATTCAGCATGTGAATTAATAGACTTTTTACGTTTTAATGTGCAATACATGACCGAAATTTACAAACAACAACCTATTTCGGCTAAAGGTATTTGGAATAGAGTAGAACAACGTCCGTTAGAAGGTTTTGTTTACGCAATTACTCCTTTTAACTTCACAGCTATTGCAGGTAACTTACCTTCGTGTGTTGCTATGATGGGTAATGTGGTTGTTTGGAAACCAGCAGCTACGCAAATTTTTTCTGCAAATGTAATTGTAGAAGTATTTAAAAAAGCAGGATTACCAGATGGTGTAATTAATGTAATTTATGGAGATTCATCAATGATTACAAATACCATTTTAGATTCTGCCGATTTTGCAGGAATTCATTTTACTGGATCAACAGGTGTATTTAACGACTTTTGGAAAACTATTGGTACAAACATCAGTAAATACAAAACATACCCACGAATTGTTGGAGAAACAGGTGGTAAAGATTTTGTTTGGGCACACCCAACATCAAACGCTAAAGAAGTAGCTACCGCCTTATCACGTGGTGCTTTTGAATACCAAGGTCAAAAATGTTCTGCAGCTTCTCGTGCTTATATTCCAGCTTCATTATGGGAAGATATTAAGAACTATGTGATTGCAGACGTTAATTCATTTAAAATGGGTTCGCCAGAAGATATGAGCAACTTTATGTCGGCTGTAATTTCTGAATCATCTTTTGATAAACTAGCCAAAGCAATTGATGATGCAAAAGCATCAAACGAAGCAGAAATTGTTGTAGGTGGTGGATATGATAAATCGAAAGGTTGGTTTATTGAACCAACTGTAATTGTTACTACAAATCCTAAATACGACACAATGGAGCGTGAATTGTTTGGCCCTGTGTTAACTGTTTATGTTTATGAAGATGCAAAATGGGAAGAAAGTTTGCAATTAGTTGATAGTACTTCGGAATACGCATTAACAGGAGCAATATTTTCGGGCTGTAGATATGCAATTGAAACAGCAACTAAAGCGTTAGAAAACGCAGCTGGTAATTTTTATATTAACGATAAGCCAACAGGTGCAGTAGTTGGGCAACAACCTTTTGGTGGTGCTCGTGGATCAGGAACTAATG is a window of Myroides sp. JBRI-B21084 DNA encoding:
- a CDS encoding type IX secretion system plug protein, translated to MRKILVFLIVFISALNVDAMNDPYYIKSVAFTQSSSENLALVPIFRLNEPFVFSFEDLNGIETDYFYKIVHCDENWQPSNLKITEYISGIQPSRFVSYQTSFNTFQPFVHYSVQLPNSNTKITISGNYIIEIYNDANEKVIERRFVLYEDLAKVALEVKKTRNLNASPFKQNIYLNIDFETLQLQNPKQNVQVVVLQNGQWYNALTQIKPQYVISNQFKYQYDEETNFWAGNEFLYFDNSDMRQVNNTVERISRTDLFQTFLWPKIAQSTNKSYSFYQDVNGGFKSRNALRGNNITEADYAWVYFGYKLNKLPSNQKLYIVGMFNNYQLTPDYELQYDDTNDLYKTALLLKQGFTNYKYVITNEDGKVLENLNPEGNFFETENEYYALVYYKAETDRFARVIGLGKADSKLITN
- the apaG gene encoding Co2+/Mg2+ efflux protein ApaG — protein: MVSKITHGIKVSVKVQFASKQLHLKNLVNFFNYEITIDNEGNDKVQLLKRHWIIKDALNGIETVTGEGVIGQQPILLCNETFQYISGAYIVGQIGSMQGYYTFFNFNTSKTFHVQIPLFNMSVPYIFN
- the pruA gene encoding L-glutamate gamma-semialdehyde dehydrogenase, with the protein product MSTGFFNVPVAVNEPVKTYAPGTIEREEVQKTFKEMYNTTVDIPLYIGGKEIRTGNTKNLFPPFDHQHHLGIYHTASKENIQDAIQSALAARVKWSQMAWEHRASIFLKAAELIAGPYRAKINAATMIAQGKTVHQAEIDSACELIDFLRFNVQYMTEIYKQQPISAKGIWNRVEQRPLEGFVYAITPFNFTAIAGNLPSCVAMMGNVVVWKPAATQIFSANVIVEVFKKAGLPDGVINVIYGDSSMITNTILDSADFAGIHFTGSTGVFNDFWKTIGTNISKYKTYPRIVGETGGKDFVWAHPTSNAKEVATALSRGAFEYQGQKCSAASRAYIPASLWEDIKNYVIADVNSFKMGSPEDMSNFMSAVISESSFDKLAKAIDDAKASNEAEIVVGGGYDKSKGWFIEPTVIVTTNPKYDTMERELFGPVLTVYVYEDAKWEESLQLVDSTSEYALTGAIFSGCRYAIETATKALENAAGNFYINDKPTGAVVGQQPFGGARGSGTNDKAGSMINLLRWVSPRTIKETFVPDTDYRYPFLG